Proteins encoded together in one Planctopirus ephydatiae window:
- a CDS encoding class I SAM-dependent methyltransferase, with translation MTGSAVVIRTESVVCPLCQTSEWDPVFAGEDRFSGVPGIFQVVECQRCGHLYTNPCPTRESLSSCYPEEYQVHQSALTAIQQKSAETTDRRSWLSYVPGVRAFYRFLRNDRGQIVPLPPSSERSCALEVGCSAGDFLQKLRSAGWQAQGVELVHGPAEAARQRGFEVFEGVFEEAPLEKEKFDHIFAWMVLEHTVDPVAVLTKMRGLLRPGGKIYFSVPNCQVWDRYLFGKEWQCWDLPRHLQHFHPATLKLALRKSGLESIRIIPQASVYTLLGSIGLALSRSGNDWCRKCGQKFLSWNYGAPPLAVWAILAVIMQFTSRTVGSSRITVIASKPA, from the coding sequence ATGACGGGAAGTGCAGTGGTGATTCGTACTGAGTCGGTTGTGTGTCCGCTCTGCCAGACAAGTGAGTGGGATCCCGTATTTGCTGGGGAAGATCGTTTTTCAGGGGTGCCAGGGATCTTCCAGGTTGTGGAGTGCCAACGCTGCGGGCATCTGTATACCAACCCTTGTCCGACACGAGAGTCGTTATCTTCTTGCTACCCGGAGGAGTATCAGGTTCATCAATCCGCACTTACTGCCATACAGCAAAAATCTGCTGAAACAACTGATCGTCGTTCCTGGCTCAGTTACGTTCCAGGAGTTCGAGCCTTCTATCGATTTCTTAGAAATGATCGAGGACAAATCGTTCCGCTTCCGCCGAGTTCAGAACGATCGTGTGCTCTTGAGGTCGGCTGTTCGGCAGGTGATTTTCTTCAGAAACTGAGATCGGCAGGGTGGCAGGCTCAGGGGGTTGAACTTGTCCATGGCCCTGCTGAAGCAGCACGCCAGCGTGGTTTTGAAGTATTTGAAGGAGTGTTCGAAGAAGCCCCCCTTGAGAAAGAAAAGTTTGATCACATTTTCGCATGGATGGTGCTGGAACATACCGTAGATCCTGTCGCTGTTCTTACCAAAATGCGCGGGTTGCTGCGGCCCGGTGGAAAAATCTATTTCAGTGTGCCGAATTGCCAGGTCTGGGATCGATATCTCTTTGGTAAAGAATGGCAGTGCTGGGATCTCCCCAGGCATTTACAGCATTTTCATCCAGCGACTCTTAAACTGGCGCTCCGAAAGTCTGGTCTAGAATCGATCCGCATCATTCCCCAGGCGAGTGTCTATACGCTGCTTGGCAGTATCGGGCTGGCATTGAGTCGATCCGGTAATGACTGGTGCAGAAAATGTGGCCAGAAGTTTTTGAGCTGGAACTATGGGGCGCCACCGCTGGCCGTCTGGGCGATTCTGGCTGTCATCATGCAATTCACAAGCAGAACAGTGGGCTCCTCACGGATAACGGTCATTGCTTCAAAGCCTGCTTGA
- a CDS encoding glycosyltransferase family 4 protein: MNVLFFASGRNVPSTRFRIEPLANEWRKAGHLCRIFYSYPEKYDYLPYLGFRPSQWLKRAIRAGQSLIAGTHSWDVVYLERELFDAPDFEWDCALARLANLFVVDIDDAVFLRYPTKFTQMARNVDLVIAGNSLIADHFKELGTATTIVPTCLNLEKYTARQSPCSGEKPTVGWIGVTGNLPYLEIAAKGLEQAAAVIPFKLRLITGTPLELPKFSNPNIEVEHIPWNPETDLQELRQCDIGIMPLSDDPWSRHKCGLKLLQYMAMGIPAIASPVGVNCQIIQHRHNGWLAETTRDWTESLLEGFTNRSLWEKISQSGRRTVEEGFDITTHAQRLANQLSEKIKLKQALKQ, translated from the coding sequence ATGAACGTCCTGTTCTTTGCCTCAGGCCGAAACGTACCGTCAACCCGCTTTCGCATCGAACCTCTGGCCAACGAGTGGCGTAAAGCTGGCCACCTTTGCCGAATCTTCTACAGTTATCCCGAGAAGTATGACTATCTTCCATATCTGGGATTCAGACCCAGCCAGTGGCTCAAGCGTGCCATTCGTGCAGGTCAATCATTGATAGCCGGAACTCATTCATGGGATGTTGTTTACCTCGAACGAGAACTCTTCGATGCACCGGACTTTGAATGGGATTGTGCTCTTGCACGACTGGCCAATTTATTCGTGGTCGATATCGATGATGCTGTATTCTTGCGGTACCCGACCAAATTTACGCAGATGGCCAGGAATGTCGATCTGGTCATCGCTGGAAACAGCTTGATCGCGGATCATTTCAAAGAACTAGGTACAGCAACAACGATCGTCCCGACATGCCTGAATCTGGAAAAATATACAGCCCGCCAGTCGCCGTGTTCTGGTGAAAAACCAACGGTTGGCTGGATTGGAGTGACCGGCAATCTGCCTTATCTGGAAATTGCCGCTAAAGGTCTGGAACAGGCTGCAGCGGTGATCCCCTTCAAATTGCGACTGATCACGGGGACTCCACTCGAACTACCAAAGTTCTCAAACCCGAATATTGAAGTGGAACACATTCCGTGGAACCCAGAAACGGATCTTCAGGAACTACGCCAATGTGATATCGGCATCATGCCACTTTCGGATGATCCGTGGAGCCGCCACAAATGTGGCCTGAAACTCCTGCAGTATATGGCGATGGGAATCCCTGCCATTGCCTCGCCTGTCGGTGTGAATTGTCAGATCATTCAACATCGTCATAATGGCTGGCTGGCTGAGACCACAAGGGATTGGACCGAAAGTTTACTGGAAGGTTTCACGAATCGTTCTTTATGGGAAAAGATCAGTCAGTCAGGTCGTCGAACTGTCGAAGAAGGCTTTGATATCACGACACATGCGCAAAGGCTTGCCAATCAATTGAGTGAAAAAATCAAACTCAAGCAGGCTTTGAAGCAATGA
- a CDS encoding YdeI/OmpD-associated family protein has protein sequence MASSGRSPKASTSVSLSSKNGLEPENSIHCDNRNAWRAWLQTHHLASTGVWLITYKKGRHQEWLGYDAIVEEALCFGWIDSLPRKLDETRTMLYVSPRKPKSGWSKVNKERIHRLEKQGLLAPAGIARIQAARTDGSWDKLTKVDELEVPDDLSSEFTRWPGSSANFAAFPPSARRGILEWILNAKRPETRQSRIVETASRAARNERANQWKPKSTPEANS, from the coding sequence ATGGCATCTTCTGGCCGCTCTCCCAAAGCTTCAACGTCGGTATCTCTTTCGTCGAAAAATGGGCTTGAACCCGAAAACTCGATCCATTGCGACAACCGCAATGCGTGGCGAGCGTGGCTGCAAACACATCACCTCGCATCGACAGGCGTCTGGCTCATCACCTACAAAAAAGGCCGGCATCAGGAATGGCTGGGCTATGATGCCATCGTCGAAGAAGCACTTTGTTTCGGATGGATCGACAGTCTTCCACGAAAACTCGACGAAACCCGCACAATGCTTTATGTCTCTCCCCGAAAGCCCAAAAGTGGCTGGTCAAAAGTCAATAAAGAACGCATCCATCGTCTTGAGAAGCAGGGGCTTTTGGCTCCCGCTGGCATTGCCAGAATTCAAGCAGCCCGCACGGACGGCAGTTGGGATAAGCTCACAAAAGTCGACGAACTGGAAGTGCCGGATGACCTTTCCAGCGAGTTTACCCGCTGGCCCGGCTCCTCGGCAAACTTTGCAGCCTTCCCTCCCTCAGCCAGACGTGGCATCCTCGAATGGATTCTTAATGCGAAAAGGCCAGAGACTCGGCAGTCGCGGATTGTCGAAACGGCCAGTCGAGCGGCTCGCAATGAGCGAGCCAACCAGTGGAAACCCAAATCAACGCCTGAGGCCAATTCCTGA
- the nadB gene encoding L-aspartate oxidase yields MSKIGPIELETKRRYLVQFDPKRIPHLFTDVLIIGAGIAGMRAALAIDPSLQVVVATKDQVYNSNSAWAQGGIAGVFDPYDDIANHAADTMTAGKGLCDSVVVDTVVQEASERILELVGMGARFDEVAGGGIALTQEGGHSHRRVVHALGDATGKEVMRALIDRVRALPNVDIWEKTFTIDLLTRDRECRGALVWNPNHGKTFVWAKQTILATGGAGRLFRETTNPDIATADGQAMAFRAGAVLRDMEFMQFHPTVLYIAGGSRHLVSEAVRGEGAYLRDCHGYRFMADYNPLLELAPRDDVSRAITRQMEKTRHHCVYLDLSHLPVQLVRERFPHISQVCSDFGLDLAKDQIPVRPGAHYMIGGLKTDLDARTSLPRLFAAGEVSSTGLHGANRLASNSLLEGLVFGLRAGRNASNAALSESDVFTAQTIDSSPRSPAENIEEPLRIDDLLNSLTSEMWRNVGIERNATDLLAALHQVDFWDRYVGRREFSTVAGWELQNMLLVARTVIHAAMRREETRGTHSRSDFPLTDPEQANHIEVVRAS; encoded by the coding sequence ATGAGCAAAATAGGCCCCATCGAACTCGAAACCAAGCGGCGGTACCTGGTGCAGTTCGATCCCAAACGAATTCCTCACCTTTTCACCGATGTACTGATCATTGGCGCAGGCATTGCCGGCATGCGGGCGGCTTTGGCCATCGATCCCTCTTTACAGGTTGTCGTGGCGACCAAAGACCAGGTTTACAATTCGAATAGCGCCTGGGCCCAAGGTGGTATCGCCGGTGTGTTCGATCCTTACGACGACATCGCCAATCATGCGGCAGACACCATGACGGCTGGCAAGGGACTTTGCGATTCCGTCGTTGTCGATACAGTTGTCCAGGAAGCCTCTGAGCGAATACTCGAACTTGTCGGCATGGGTGCCAGGTTCGATGAAGTTGCCGGTGGTGGGATTGCCCTGACTCAGGAAGGTGGCCATAGTCACAGGCGCGTCGTCCATGCCTTAGGAGATGCGACCGGGAAAGAGGTGATGAGGGCACTCATTGATCGTGTTCGTGCCTTACCCAACGTCGACATCTGGGAAAAGACCTTTACGATTGACCTGCTCACCAGAGATCGCGAATGCCGTGGTGCCCTGGTTTGGAATCCAAATCACGGCAAAACATTCGTCTGGGCCAAACAGACAATTCTCGCCACCGGCGGTGCAGGAAGACTTTTCCGCGAGACGACCAATCCGGATATCGCCACGGCTGATGGACAGGCGATGGCCTTCCGAGCGGGCGCTGTCTTGCGCGATATGGAATTTATGCAGTTCCATCCCACGGTGCTTTACATCGCAGGTGGCTCACGCCATCTCGTCTCCGAGGCGGTTCGTGGTGAGGGGGCTTATCTGCGGGATTGCCATGGATATCGCTTCATGGCCGATTACAACCCGCTGCTCGAACTGGCACCACGCGATGATGTCAGCCGGGCCATTACTCGGCAGATGGAAAAGACACGACACCACTGCGTCTACCTCGATTTGAGTCACCTGCCCGTGCAGCTCGTGCGTGAACGGTTTCCGCACATCAGCCAGGTTTGCTCCGATTTCGGCCTCGATCTTGCCAAAGATCAGATTCCCGTGCGTCCCGGTGCCCACTACATGATTGGCGGTCTGAAAACGGACCTCGATGCGCGAACATCTCTGCCCAGGTTGTTTGCTGCCGGCGAGGTTTCCAGCACGGGTCTCCATGGAGCCAATCGCTTAGCAAGCAACAGTTTGCTGGAAGGACTGGTCTTCGGCCTCAGGGCTGGGCGTAATGCCTCGAACGCTGCCCTGTCTGAGTCGGATGTTTTTACAGCCCAAACGATTGATTCGTCGCCTCGTTCGCCTGCAGAAAATATTGAAGAACCTCTCCGCATCGACGACCTGCTGAATTCACTCACCAGTGAAATGTGGCGTAACGTGGGAATTGAAAGAAATGCGACCGATCTACTGGCGGCTTTGCATCAGGTCGATTTCTGGGATCGATACGTGGGCCGCAGGGAATTCTCGACGGTCGCCGGTTGGGAACTGCAGAATATGCTCCTTGTCGCAAGGACGGTGATTCATGCCGCCATGAGGCGCGAAGAAACCCGCGGCACTCATAGCCGCAGCGACTTTCCATTGACTGACCCTGAACAGGCAAACCATATTGAAGTGGTGCGAGCCAGTTAA
- a CDS encoding HU family DNA-binding protein — protein MTKKEIVKAISDEIGLTQLKTKEIVQKTFDAIVETLVADGRIELRNFGVFEVKKRAARKARNPRTGDKVFVPEKFVVTFKPGKEMEEKVRQLEEAAAREAMARHEQEQAAERAAAISAPVAGTPAHSYSEPTAAISPVPASLPSVNGHETGIGETAVPGTSQDSGQV, from the coding sequence GTGACAAAGAAAGAAATTGTCAAAGCGATCTCCGACGAGATTGGGCTTACCCAACTCAAAACGAAAGAGATTGTCCAGAAGACGTTCGACGCCATTGTGGAGACTCTGGTGGCGGACGGACGCATTGAACTTCGCAACTTTGGTGTCTTCGAAGTGAAGAAGCGTGCAGCCCGTAAGGCCCGAAATCCCAGAACGGGCGATAAGGTCTTTGTTCCTGAAAAGTTCGTGGTCACTTTCAAGCCCGGGAAAGAGATGGAAGAAAAGGTGCGGCAGCTGGAAGAAGCTGCTGCCCGTGAAGCCATGGCTCGCCACGAACAGGAACAGGCTGCTGAACGCGCTGCGGCAATTTCTGCTCCAGTGGCGGGAACTCCTGCACACAGCTATTCCGAACCTACTGCTGCCATCAGCCCAGTTCCAGCGTCATTGCCCTCAGTCAATGGGCATGAAACGGGCATCGGCGAGACCGCAGTTCCCGGCACCTCCCAAGACTCAGGGCAGGTCTGA
- a CDS encoding prenyltransferase/squalene oxidase repeat-containing protein — MIHSDWRGWKRDFSPAVMIYLLAVSLVFGGRVASAQVPERSPADAQVEKPFPRRDTIEIDARKLLTPATDASINKGLAFLAARQHTDGSFGSGSIYRRNVAVTGLAGMSMLAAGSTPSRGKYATEIKLSIDFILKHSKPSGYILCEESPSHGPMYGHGFATLYLAEVYGMTPQENVRTALKNAVNLIVGSQNPEGGWRYDPDGKDADISVTVCQMMALRAARNAGIAVPRETVDRCTEYVKKCQNGDGGFRYRLEPRPQSQFPRSAAAVVALNSAGIYDGPEVRNGIEYLLRFSPRAELFRYENHFYYGHYYAVQVMWHRGGEGWENWYSGIRDELVERQLPDGSWPDSLICAEYGTAMACLILQMPNNYLPIFQR, encoded by the coding sequence TTGATCCATTCTGATTGGCGTGGCTGGAAGCGAGATTTTTCGCCGGCAGTCATGATCTATTTGCTGGCGGTCTCATTGGTCTTTGGGGGAAGAGTCGCTTCAGCACAAGTTCCTGAAAGATCGCCAGCGGATGCTCAAGTTGAAAAACCTTTCCCACGTCGGGATACCATCGAGATCGATGCCCGTAAGCTGCTGACACCCGCGACCGACGCCAGTATCAATAAGGGACTGGCTTTTCTCGCGGCCCGCCAGCATACCGATGGTTCGTTTGGTTCCGGGTCAATTTATCGGAGAAATGTGGCAGTCACTGGGTTGGCCGGCATGTCGATGCTGGCTGCAGGCAGTACTCCCAGCCGCGGTAAGTATGCGACGGAAATCAAGCTGTCGATCGACTTCATTCTCAAGCACTCCAAGCCCTCAGGCTACATTCTTTGCGAGGAGAGTCCTTCGCATGGGCCCATGTATGGGCATGGCTTCGCGACACTTTATCTCGCGGAAGTCTATGGAATGACTCCTCAGGAAAATGTGCGCACGGCCCTGAAAAATGCCGTGAATCTGATTGTCGGCTCGCAAAATCCCGAAGGAGGATGGCGTTATGACCCGGATGGAAAGGATGCCGATATTTCGGTGACTGTCTGTCAGATGATGGCTTTGAGGGCAGCCCGAAATGCCGGAATTGCCGTCCCTCGGGAAACTGTCGACCGTTGCACCGAGTATGTGAAGAAATGCCAGAATGGTGATGGGGGATTCCGGTATCGACTGGAGCCCCGACCTCAAAGCCAGTTTCCAAGATCTGCTGCAGCAGTGGTGGCCTTGAACAGTGCTGGTATTTATGACGGGCCAGAAGTTCGCAATGGGATTGAGTACCTGCTGAGGTTTTCACCCAGAGCAGAACTCTTTCGCTATGAGAATCATTTCTATTACGGCCATTACTATGCAGTGCAGGTGATGTGGCATCGCGGCGGTGAAGGGTGGGAAAACTGGTACTCTGGCATTCGAGATGAACTGGTCGAGCGGCAACTCCCCGATGGAAGCTGGCCCGATTCACTGATTTGTGCCGAGTATGGCACCGCCATGGCCTGTCTGATTCTGCAAATGCCCAATAACTATCTGCCAATCTTTCAGCGATAA
- a CDS encoding CvpA family protein, with protein MTTYDIVMLLIVVGMAIQGAWRGLAWQVAPVASLILGYMVAGPVSPSLAPLFGDPPLADVLALIAVYVAVSLAVYLMIRSVKESLEKLKLAEFDKHLGFLLGAIKGVILTVVVTVLLITVSPAARQMILQTESHSIARLIIGEALPLMPETFRNTLSPYLREFQTDSIAYRNEDSNAYSGNRSRPGVRPSPARPEPGELTDRSRRSSSEVPTQPVSQGSSSSRLTQMWDQLWGQTSNPGSEPPAAQPRQNLPANNSRDRFRNYDPYGGSNNTRENPYSAPTRNSADDRFAPPRNYESTSQSNYRSESVRPYSPVLWGDNAEGGDAPLFDASSVTRDFVRDQVIAPAVGRMRDELDRSIRESWPDSFNRPTSGNYPGSSYQSSSYPNSSYPSGNNSTTSPAPRRSSSGGY; from the coding sequence ATGACCACTTACGACATCGTGATGCTGCTGATTGTGGTCGGTATGGCCATTCAGGGTGCTTGGCGCGGTCTCGCATGGCAGGTGGCTCCAGTCGCCTCTTTAATCCTAGGGTACATGGTCGCAGGGCCTGTTTCTCCCTCACTGGCACCTCTGTTTGGTGACCCACCTCTGGCCGATGTCCTGGCACTCATTGCCGTTTATGTGGCAGTCTCACTCGCGGTCTACCTGATGATTCGTTCGGTCAAGGAGTCACTCGAAAAACTCAAGCTGGCCGAGTTTGACAAGCATCTGGGATTCCTGCTGGGGGCCATCAAAGGGGTGATTCTCACTGTGGTCGTGACTGTCCTGCTCATCACAGTTTCACCCGCTGCTCGCCAAATGATTCTGCAGACGGAATCTCATTCGATTGCTCGACTCATCATTGGGGAAGCGTTGCCCCTCATGCCTGAAACATTTCGCAATACCCTTTCGCCCTATCTCCGCGAATTCCAGACTGACTCAATTGCGTATCGAAATGAGGACAGCAATGCCTACTCTGGGAACAGATCGCGCCCTGGAGTTCGTCCTTCACCGGCTCGCCCAGAGCCTGGGGAACTGACGGATCGGAGTCGCAGATCTTCCAGTGAAGTTCCCACGCAACCAGTCTCACAAGGCTCATCGAGCAGTCGGTTGACCCAGATGTGGGATCAACTTTGGGGGCAGACTTCAAATCCTGGTTCCGAGCCTCCTGCTGCTCAACCCCGTCAAAACCTTCCTGCAAACAACTCGCGGGATCGCTTCCGGAATTACGATCCTTATGGCGGCTCGAACAACACCCGCGAAAACCCCTACTCGGCCCCCACTCGAAATTCTGCGGATGATCGCTTTGCACCGCCTCGCAATTACGAATCAACAAGTCAGTCGAATTATCGCAGTGAATCAGTCCGTCCTTATTCGCCCGTTTTGTGGGGTGATAATGCGGAAGGTGGCGATGCCCCCTTGTTCGATGCCTCCAGTGTGACTCGCGACTTTGTTCGCGACCAGGTGATTGCCCCCGCCGTCGGCCGGATGCGTGACGAACTGGATCGCAGCATTCGCGAAAGCTGGCCCGATTCATTCAATCGCCCCACCTCGGGCAACTATCCCGGAAGCAGCTATCAGAGCAGCAGCTATCCCAACAGCAGTTATCCTTCCGGCAACAACTCGACCACGAGTCCGGCACCAAGACGATCCTCCTCGGGTGGTTACTAG
- a CDS encoding metal-dependent hydrolase: protein MAGFQTHIGVAAAVGTGYAYWGYYTLQMPVPTCLLAGGFVTIAGMMPDLDSDSGIPARETITFAAAIIPMILMNRLISSGLSAEQLVLVGIPLYLFIRFAIGTLLKRFTIHRGMFHSIPAIAIAGMIGFLICDADMHGARIYKTIAVMLGYTTHLVLDEIWSVNLNGAVPTLKKSFGTALKFFSNDPTATSATYGMLLLLGLFVLRDASPEVKQRMAGFVPSISAFATNETNQKSAAIPPRNSPQSRSSRETSPTIEQPPERDWARTPSRSTGNQPIDPWSQSAPVPPSQRWTPPRDPTKSRGSDTWSEVRKSDEFAPDHFSNGWR, encoded by the coding sequence ATGGCGGGCTTTCAGACACATATTGGCGTCGCAGCAGCAGTAGGCACGGGGTATGCCTACTGGGGCTACTACACATTGCAAATGCCAGTCCCCACCTGCCTGCTGGCTGGTGGCTTTGTAACCATTGCGGGAATGATGCCCGATCTCGACAGCGATTCGGGAATCCCTGCTCGGGAAACGATCACCTTTGCAGCCGCCATTATTCCGATGATTTTGATGAATCGCCTGATCTCATCGGGGCTCTCAGCCGAACAACTCGTTCTCGTGGGCATTCCTCTTTATCTATTTATTCGCTTTGCCATCGGAACACTTCTGAAGCGTTTCACGATTCACCGGGGAATGTTCCATAGTATCCCTGCCATTGCCATTGCCGGCATGATTGGTTTTTTGATCTGCGATGCCGATATGCATGGAGCTCGTATCTATAAAACCATCGCCGTCATGCTGGGCTATACCACTCATCTGGTGCTGGATGAAATCTGGAGTGTCAATCTGAATGGTGCTGTCCCGACTCTCAAAAAATCCTTTGGTACAGCTCTCAAATTCTTCAGCAACGACCCCACAGCAACCTCAGCCACTTACGGCATGCTCCTGCTGCTGGGACTCTTTGTCCTGCGTGATGCATCTCCCGAAGTGAAACAGCGTATGGCTGGCTTCGTCCCGTCCATCTCGGCTTTTGCAACAAACGAAACAAACCAGAAATCCGCGGCGATTCCTCCCAGAAACTCTCCACAGAGCCGGAGTTCACGCGAAACATCTCCAACCATAGAGCAACCACCTGAAAGAGACTGGGCCAGAACTCCCTCTCGATCAACCGGGAATCAGCCAATTGACCCCTGGTCACAATCCGCGCCTGTGCCTCCATCGCAAAGATGGACACCTCCCCGTGACCCAACAAAGAGTCGAGGTTCGGACACCTGGTCAGAAGTTCGCAAGTCTGATGAATTCGCTCCGGATCATTTCAGTAACGGTTGGCGCTGA
- a CDS encoding alpha/beta hydrolase, which produces MLPGHSMSDPQPALASLPEPQQLVMSDGYVLNYRLWQPTQPTGRALILLHGIQSHSGWYYRSCSYWAHQGWLVIAPDRRGSGTNTTNRGDVQHVERWLFDISAWINFARSLTTGALRPSFHDRSVESFQPQIVLAGLSWGGRLAAAYASLWPEKISACMLLYPGICPRIEPNRLQKLLLKFVQNTSMSPKLKKIPGLEPERFTRNISAQEFIARDSLALREATLRFFWHHHQLGPLALQGLSHPQRPVFLALAGQDQIIDSHRTQALFQKELQHSPLPHELQWYAEAAHTIEFEPCHALFLEQSMNWLNRVCPAFSQSA; this is translated from the coding sequence ATGCTGCCAGGCCATTCGATGAGCGATCCGCAACCGGCACTTGCCTCTCTTCCCGAACCGCAGCAGTTGGTCATGTCCGATGGCTATGTGCTGAATTATCGCCTCTGGCAACCGACCCAACCGACTGGTCGTGCTCTTATTCTGCTGCATGGCATACAAAGCCACTCAGGCTGGTACTATCGATCCTGCTCCTATTGGGCTCATCAAGGCTGGCTGGTCATTGCGCCTGATCGACGAGGATCGGGAACCAACACCACCAATCGAGGTGATGTCCAGCATGTTGAACGCTGGTTGTTCGACATTTCCGCATGGATCAACTTTGCCAGAAGCCTCACGACGGGCGCACTAAGGCCGTCATTTCATGACCGATCCGTGGAATCATTCCAGCCTCAGATTGTGCTGGCAGGACTGAGTTGGGGTGGTCGCCTGGCAGCCGCCTATGCGAGTTTGTGGCCTGAAAAAATCTCAGCCTGCATGCTGTTGTACCCAGGGATCTGTCCCCGGATCGAGCCGAATCGATTGCAGAAATTACTATTGAAATTCGTTCAAAACACCTCAATGAGCCCAAAGCTCAAAAAAATTCCCGGGCTGGAACCTGAGCGTTTCACCAGAAACATCTCTGCTCAGGAGTTTATTGCTCGTGACTCTCTCGCCCTCAGGGAAGCCACGTTACGATTTTTCTGGCACCACCATCAATTGGGGCCGCTGGCGCTCCAGGGGCTGAGCCATCCTCAAAGACCTGTCTTCCTCGCTTTGGCCGGCCAGGATCAGATAATTGACAGCCATCGCACTCAAGCTCTTTTCCAGAAAGAACTTCAACATTCGCCACTTCCCCACGAACTCCAGTGGTATGCAGAGGCGGCTCACACCATCGAATTCGAACCTTGCCACGCGTTGTTCCTCGAACAGAGCATGAACTGGCTCAACCGTGTCTGCCCTGCCTTCTCCCAAAGCGCATGA
- a CDS encoding glycosyltransferase, which yields MPQRIALIIPTLDQSGAEKQFTLLATHLSKADFSCRVLALTRGGPYEKILQEHGIEVRVLNKRWKFDPWAYSRLRRELIEFDPDIVHTWLFAANTYGRLAARAVPRAKVVVSERCVDSWKAGWQTFLDQRLIARTDQLIGNSRSVVAFYRQLGIPESKLGCIPNGIELPVIEPVSLASKETWRSAQGIPKESFVVGYVGRLAPQKAIQDLIWAIETLRQIRPQSHLYIAGDGPERGRLERLVHAVHADAHVHFAGHVNKTVEIYRHIDAFCLPSRFEGMSNSLLEAMAWGVPCLASAIPANAELIENARSGLLFNAGDAVGLMQGLRRFIDEPELRHQLGQQARQRVSSEFTIPQMVDRWESVYRSLTAVNG from the coding sequence GTGCCACAAAGGATTGCTCTGATCATTCCGACGCTGGATCAGTCGGGGGCTGAAAAGCAGTTCACGCTGTTAGCGACCCATTTGTCGAAAGCTGATTTTTCCTGCAGGGTGCTGGCTCTCACCAGAGGCGGCCCTTATGAGAAAATTCTGCAAGAGCACGGCATCGAAGTGCGTGTCTTAAACAAGCGATGGAAGTTCGATCCCTGGGCTTACTCAAGGCTTCGAAGGGAATTGATCGAGTTTGATCCTGATATTGTCCATACCTGGCTTTTTGCTGCCAACACTTATGGTCGCCTGGCTGCCAGAGCCGTTCCTCGCGCCAAGGTGGTGGTTTCGGAGCGTTGCGTGGACAGTTGGAAGGCAGGTTGGCAGACATTTCTTGATCAGCGTCTCATCGCCAGGACCGATCAACTCATCGGTAACTCGAGAAGCGTGGTGGCATTTTATCGTCAATTGGGCATTCCAGAGAGCAAGCTGGGTTGTATTCCCAATGGCATTGAGTTGCCTGTGATCGAACCAGTTTCGCTGGCTTCCAAAGAGACTTGGAGAAGCGCGCAGGGGATTCCCAAAGAAAGTTTTGTGGTGGGTTACGTCGGCAGACTGGCCCCGCAGAAAGCCATTCAAGACCTGATCTGGGCTATTGAAACCTTGAGGCAGATTCGTCCTCAGTCTCACCTTTACATTGCGGGAGATGGCCCGGAACGAGGCCGGCTGGAGAGACTGGTGCATGCCGTTCATGCCGATGCCCATGTCCATTTTGCGGGACATGTGAACAAAACAGTTGAGATCTATCGACATATCGATGCGTTTTGTTTGCCGAGTCGCTTTGAAGGGATGTCCAATAGCCTGTTAGAAGCGATGGCCTGGGGAGTCCCCTGCCTGGCAAGCGCGATTCCAGCGAATGCAGAATTGATCGAAAATGCCAGGAGTGGTCTTTTGTTCAATGCAGGGGATGCTGTGGGATTGATGCAAGGGCTGCGGCGGTTCATTGATGAGCCCGAACTGCGGCATCAGCTGGGCCAGCAGGCGCGGCAGCGAGTTTCCAGCGAATTTACGATCCCCCAAATGGTTGATCGCTGGGAATCTGTTTACAGAAGTTTAACTGCAGTCAATGGTTAG